The Streptomyces sp. R28 region CGCCCGCCGGCGTGCCAGCGGACGAAGGAGCTCACCGCGTCGGCGAGCCGCTCGGCCGCCGTGCCCTCGCGGCGGGAAGCCGTACGCAGGATCTCGAGGGCCTTCTCATGGCCGATCCTGCTGATGCGGTGGAGCAGCTCTTCCTTGGTCTTGTAGTGGATGTAGAGCGCGGCCGGGCTCATGCCCGCGCGGCCCGCGATGTCACGGGTCGTCGTTGCGTGGTAGCCGCGCTCGGCGAAGGCCTCCACGGCGGCGATCAGCAGCCGCCGGGCCGCGTCGGGCGTGACCTCACCCCACGCCGACGTGTCGCCGCCGGCCGTCTCCTCCGCCGTAGTCATCGCTCACTCGCCCCTCTCGCTGACAGAGGAACCACCATACCGCCGAAGGTGAGCGAGCGCTTAGCGTGGCCGTTCAGAGCTTTTCGAAGGGGTCGTGTTCCGCGAGGAGCTTCTCCAGCCGCGCCTGGTCCACCCGGCTCACGATCTGTCCGGCCTCCTGGCGGTCCCGGATCACTTTCGCGAGCGTGAACGCCGAGGTCACCAGGTAGAGGACCGCGATCGCGAGAAAGCCCCGCACCCAGGCGTCGGCCTCCAGCCGGAGGATACCGATGGCGGTGGCGGCCATGGCGACCGCGAAGGAGGCGACGGCCTGGCCGTAGAACGCCGCCGTGCTCTGCTGCTTGACCGGTGTGTCACTCATGGGGAACAGGGTCGGCGGTGGTGGCGCCGGCCACATCCGCCGAAGTACTCAGGCAGGTACTCAGAACTCCCGACCTCCCCGACTCCCCCGAAGCCCGCGAAGCCCCGAAGTCCCCGGCCCCCGAGCTTGTCTCAGAACGCCGAAACGCCCGTCAGCGCCCGTCCGATGAGCAGCTTCTGGATCTGGCTCGTGCCCTCGTAGAGGGTCATCACCCGGGCGTCGCGCAGCAGCTTGCCCGCCGGGTACTCGTCGATGTAGCCGTAACCGCCGTAGACCTGCAGGGCGTTGTTGGCGGCGCGGACGGCGGCCTCGGAGGCGAAGAGCTTGGCCTTGGAGGACTCGACGGCGAAGGGCTGCCCGCGGTCGATCAGGTCGGCGACCCGCCAGGTCAGCAGCCGGGCCGCGTCCACGTCCACGGCGATGTCGCTGATCAGCTCCTGGACCAGCTGGTGGTGGGCGATGGTCCGGCCGAACTGCTCGCGTTCACCGGCGTATCGGACGGCCGCCTCCAGCGCGGCCTGGGCGATGCCGACGCACCCCGCGGCCACCGACATCCGCCCCTTGGCCAGGGCCGACATCGCGACCGAGAAGCCCTTGCCCTCCTCCCCCAGCATGGCGTCGGCAGGCACCCGTACGTCCTGAAGCACCAGCTCGGCGGTGGCCTGGCCGCGCAGGCCGAGCTTGCCGTGGATGGTGCGGCGGGTCAGGCCGGGGGTGTCGGTGGGGACCAGGAAGGCGGAGACGCCCTTGTGGCCGGGCGCGTCGGTGGACCGGGCGAAGAGCAGGACGACATCGGCCCACGTGCCGTTCGTGATGAACATCTTGGTGCCGTTGATCACGTAGTCGTCGCCGTCGCGCACCGCCCGCGTGGTGAGGTTGCCCGCGTCGGAGCCGGTGCCCGGCTCGGTGAGGCCGAAGCAGCCGACGTACGCACCGGAGGTGAGCCCCGGCAGCCAGCGGCGCTTGTGCTCCTCGCTCCCCCAGGTCGCGACGGTCTTGGCGACCAGGCCCAGGGAGACCGACACGATCCCGCGCGCCGAGGAGTCGCCGCGCCCCAGCTCCTCCGTGACCAGGCAGTACGCGAGGTGGTCGCCGCCGGAGCCGCCGTACTCCTCGTCGATCGTCAGGCCCAGGAAACCGACCTCGCCGAGCTTCTTGACGAGCGAACGGTCCACCTCCTCGGCGCGGTCCCAGGCGACGGCATGCGGGACTATCTCGCGTTCCACGAAGTCCCGGGCCAGCTGCCGGACGGCGGTCTGCTCCTCGCTGAGCTCCAGGTTCATGCCGAGTCACCCCACAGACGGTGGCCATCCCCACGGACGGTGGCCGTGGAGGGCCGTACATTGAAAGCCGTACATTTAAATTAGCACTGCTAGTTTCCAGTCGGCAGCCCTACTATGTGCGCCATGGCCCGACCGCGCAAGCCCCTCCTCAGCTACGACCGGATCGTCGAGACGGCTCGCGAACTCGTGGACGCGAAAGGCCTCGCGGCCGTCTCCACGCGCCACCTCGCCGCCGAACTGGGCGTGAGCGGGCCGTCCCTCTACAACCACTTCCGCACGAAGGACGAGATCCTGGAGGCGGTCGCCGACTCGGTGAGCGCCCAGGTCGATCTGTCGATGTTCGAGGACGGCCGGGACTGGCGGACCGCGCTGCACGACTGGGCCGTCTCCTACCGGGCCGCCCTGCGGGACCACCCGAACATCGTTCCGGTCCTCGCCCAGGGCCCCGGCCGCCGCCCCGCCGGACTGCGCCTCGCCGACGCCGTCTACGGCGCGATGGTCGCCGCGGGCTGGCCGCCGGCGCAGGCCACGTCCATCGGCGCGCTGATGCGGTACTTCATCATGGGCTCGGCGCTCGGCTCGTTCGCCGGGGGCTTCGTGGACGACGCGAGCGCGTACGACCCCGCCGACTACCCCCACCTCGGGCAGGCCCATCTCCTCGCCGAGCAGCAGGAGAAGATCGACGAGCGGGCCTTCGAGACGGGCCTGACGGCGCTGCTGGACGGCCTCGCGCGACAGTACGAGCAGGTCGGGCGCTCCGCATAACACGCTTCGGCGTTCACCGAAGTGTCGGTGCCCCATGCTGGGAGGCATGACCACCAGGGACCCCCAGGCGCCGCAGCTGGCCCGGCTCGCCGGGCTCATCGCCGACGAGACCCGGGCGGCCTGTCTGCTGGCGCTGCTCGACGGGCGGGCGTGGACCGCCGGTGAGCTGGCGCGGCACGCCGGGGTCGCCGCGTCGACGCTGAGCGAGCATCTGAGCAAGCTCGTCGCGGGCGGGCTGCTCGCCGAGGAGCGGCAGGGGCGGCACCGGTACGTACGGCTGGCCGGCCCGCGCGTCGCGCAACTGGTGGAGGACCTGGCCGGGCAGGTGTCACCGAGTGCCACCGTACGGCCGCGGAACCTGCGGGAATCCAGTGCCGGGTCGGCCATGGCGCGCGGCCGCACCTGCTACGACCATCTCGCCGGGCGGCTCGGCATCGCGGTCACGGACGCGCTGACCTCGCGAGGGCTGCTGCGGCAGGACACGGGGTTCGCGCTGACGGACGCGGGGCTCGGCTGGTTCGACAGCGCCGGCATCCGCCTCGACCGCGCCGGCCGCCGCCCGCTGGCCCGCGCCTGCCTCGACTGGACCGAGCGCCGACCCCATCTCGCGGGCGTCGCGGGTGCGGCCCTGTGCCGGCACGCGCTGGACGCGGAGTGGTGTGTGCGGATCGGCTCGGAGCGGGCCGTGAAGGTGACGGCGGTGGGCGAAAGGGCGCTCTCCGAGTTGCTGGGCATCGATTCAGCGGCGCTGCGCTGAGCGCCCCGAAGGGGCGCGGGGCTGTATCGGCATGCGGCTCCGCCGCGCGGGCGCGACCAGCCACGACGCACCCGCAGAGTCACGACGGAGCAGCTGCCACCCCGTCCGAAATCCGCGAGCTTTCCGATCCACTCCCCCCTAGCCTCTGGAGCATGATGAACGCCTCCCCCGCCCGCCGTACGGAGCTGCTCGCCGCCGGCGCAGCCACCGTCACCGTCGTTCTCTGGGCCTCCGCCTTCGTCTCCATCCGCAGCGCGGGCTCCGAGTACTCGCCGGGCGCGCTCGCGCTGGGGCGGCTGCTCGTCGGCGCCCTGGTGCTGGGGGTGATCTGCCTCGTCCGCCGGGAGGGGCTGCCTCCTCGGGCGGCCTGGCCTGGGATCGGGATATCGGGCCTGCTGTGGTTCGGCTGCTACAGCGTCGTGCTGAACTGGGGCGAGCAGCAGGTGGACGCAGGTACGGCGGCTCTCGTCGTGAACATCGGGCCCATCCTCATCGCGCTGCTGGGCGCCCGGCTGCTCGGGGACCCGATGCCGCCGCGGCTGCTCGCGGGGATGGCGGTGTCGTTCGCCGGTGCGGTGACCGTGGGTCTGTCGATGTCGGGCGGGGGCGGCTCCTCGGTGCTCGGAGTGGTGCTGTGCCTGCTCGCCGCGGTCGGGTACGCGGGCGGCGTGGTGGCACAGAAGCCGGCGCTGGGCCATGCGAGCCCGCTCCAGGTGACGACGTTCGGGTGTCTGGTCGGCGCGGTCCTCTGCCTGCCGTTCGGCGGGCAGCTCGTCGACGACGTGGCCGGTGCCTCCGTCTCCGCGACCCTCAACGTGGTCTATCTGGGCGTCTTCTCGCTGGCCCTCGCCTTCACGACCTGGGCGTACGCCCTGGCCCGTACGACCGCCAGCCGCATGGGCGCGACCACGTACGCGGTGCCCGCGCTGGTCGTGCTGATGTCCTGGCTGGCGCTGGGCGAGGTGCCGGGGCTGCTCACCCTGGTGGGCGGGGCACTGTGTCTGGCCGGGGTCGCCGTGTCGCGGTCCCGGACGCGGGTGGCCCGGGTCGTGGCGGCCTCGCCACAACCCGAGCAGACCCGCGAGTCGGCGTGAATCAGCGGGAACCCGCCCTGCCCGCGAGGACCTTGATGGACAGCAGGGCGATCACCGACAGGCCGATGATGTAGCCGGAGACGGCCATCGAGGTGCCGGTGGCCTCCAGCAGCAGCACCATGACGAACGGGGCAAGGCCACCGCCGAGCACGGCCGCGATCTGGTAGCCGAGGGAGGCGCCCGTGTAGCGCATCTCGGGCGTGAACAGCTCGGCGAACAGGGCCGCCTGGGGGCCGTACATGATGCTGAGGAAACAGCTGGCCACGAATGTGCCGACCGCCAGCCACAGCAGCGACCCGGTGTCGATCAGCAGGAACAGCGGTACCGCCCACAGGCCGATGCCGGCCGCGCCGAGCGCGTAGATGCGGATACGGCCGATCTTGTCCGAGAGCGCGGCGGCGGCCGGGATCAGCACCAACTGGGTGAGGCTGATGCAGAGCGAGACGGTGAGGACGGCGCTCTTCTTCATGCCGAGTTCACGGGTCGTGTAGTCGAGCACGCCGGTGATGATGATGTAGAAGGTCGCGGTGTTCACCGCGAAGGAGCCGCCGGCGAGCAGCACCGTGCCGAGGTGGCCGCGCAGGATCGTGCGCAGCGGGGAGGACTGCTCCGACTTCTCCTTCTCGGCCAGCGCCTTCTCCGCCTCCCGGAATTCGGGCGTCTCCTCGACGCGCGTGTGGATGTACCAGGCGAGCACGAGGACGAGCAAGCCGACGAGGAACGGCGCGCGCCAGCCCCAGGCCGCGAACTGGGAGTCCGTCGTGAACGCTCCGGCCAGCAGGAACACCGTGTTGGCGGTCACCACGCCGATGGGGACGCCGAGCTGGACGAAGCTGCCGTAGATGCCGCGCTTGCCCTCGGGGGCGTACTCGGTGGCCATCAGCATCGCGCCGCCCCACTGGGCGCCGACGGCGATGCCCTGCAGCACGCGGAAGAGGACCAGCAGGATCGGCGCGGCGACGCCGATCGTGTCGTACGTCGGGAGCAGGCCGATGCCGGTGGTGGCGAGGCCCATGAGGGTGAGCGCGAGGACCAGCATCGGCTTGCGGCCGCGCTTGTCGCCGAGCTGGCCCGCGACGATGCCGCCGAGGGGGCGGGCAAGGAAGCCGACGGCGAAGGTGGCGAAGGAAGCGAGTACTCCTGCGGTGGAGCTGCCGGACGGGAAGTACAGATCGCCGAGGACGAGAGCGGCGGCGATGCCGAAGACGAAGTAGTCGTACCACTCGACGGCTGAGGCGAGGGCTGCCGCGGTGGCTACGCGGCGCCGATTGCCTGCGGCGGGAGCGGTGGCGGTGAGCGGCTGGGCCGCGGGGGCCGTGTCCATGCTGCACACTCCGGGTGGGTGCGGGGGACGGAGCAGGGGGTGGTTCGGGTCCCGGGAACGTACTGACCGGACGGTATGCCCGTCAACGGGTCGTGCAGCAGGACTTTTACCTGCACATGGCACGCACCGTGGAGTCCGGACATGCCTCGCACCCCGGCCTCGCACGGAGGCCGGGGTGCGCCGGGCGCGGGCGCTAGAACACCACCAGTGCCCTGCCGCCCTTGCCCGCCAGCATGTTCTCGAACGCCGCCGGAATGCCCTCCAGCGCGATCCGTTCCGTCACCAGCGCCCCCAGGTCCAGGCGGCCCGCGCGGACGTGCTCGGCCAGGACCGGCAGGTCACGGGCCGGGTCGGAGTTGCCGTAGACGCAGCCGGAGAGGGTCCGGCCCCAGTGGAAGATCTCCAGGGCGTTGAAGGTGACCTGCTGGTCCTTGCCGCCGATGCCGACGACCGTGGTGCGGCCGCCGCGCCGGGTGGAGTCCCAGGCGGTGCGGATCGTCGTCGCGCGGCCCACGCACTCGACGGCCACGTCCACGCCCTGCTTGCCGGTGAGGGCGCGGATCTCGCGGGCCGTGTTCTCGGAGGCGACGACGTAGTCCGTGGCGCCCGCCGCCCGGGCCAGCTCCTCCTTCTCCGGGGAGACATCGACCGCGACGATCTTCGCCGCGCCCGCGATCCTGGCGGCCTGCAGTGCGGCGAGACCCACTCCCCCGACGCCGTACACCGCGACCGTCTCCCCCTGCTGGACCCGCGCCGAGTGGTGCACGGCGCCGTAGCCGGTGAGCACGGCACAGCCCAGCAGGGCGGCGTCGGTGAGCGGGACGCCGTCCGGGAGCGGCAGCAGGCACCCGGCCGACACGACCGTCTCCTCGGCGAACGCGGCGACGTTCAGGCCGGGGTGCAGGTCGGTGCCGTCGGCGGTACGGGCGTAGACGTCGGCGGCGCCGTTCAGCGCGTTCGCGCACAGCCAGACCTCGCCGAGCGAGCAGGCGTGGCAACTGCCGCAGGACGGCGCCCAGTTGAGGACGACTCCGTCGCCCGGTGCGACGTGGGTGACGCCCTCACCCACGGCCACGACCGTGCCGGCGCCCTCGTGGCCGAGGACCGCGGGGACCGGGACGCGCATGGTGCCGTTGGACAGGGACAGGTCGGAGTGGCAGACGCCGGCGGCGGCGAGGCGTACGCGGACCTGGCCGGGGCCGGGGTCGGGCAGGTCGATGTCGGTGATCTCCAGCGGGGAGCCGATGGCGGGCAGGACGGCGGCGCGGACAGCCATGATGGATGAAACTCCCCTAGAACTGGAGGGACTTGGTCTGGAGGTACTCGGTCAGGCCGTGCGCGCCGAGTTCGCGGCCCACACCCGACTGCTTGTAGCCGCCGAAGGGGGCGAGCGGGTTGAAGCGGCCGCCGTTGATGTCGACCTGCCCGGTGTCCATACGGCGCGCGAAGGCCACCGCCTCCGCCTCCTCGCCCGCCCAGACGGCGCCCGCGAGGCCGTAGACCGTGCCGTTGGCGATCCGCAGGGCGTCCGCCTCGTCCTCGTACTTCAGGATCGACAGGACCGGGCCGAAGATCTCCTCCTGCGCGATGGTCATCTCGGGCGTCACGTCGGCGAAGACGGTCGGGCTGACGAACCAGCCCTGCTCGCGCGGCGCTTCGGGGCCGCCCGCGACCAGCCGCGCCCCCTCGGCGACCCCCTTCTCGATGTAACCGAGGACCCTCTCCTGTTGCTTGGCGCTCACCACCGGCCCGATGCGCTCGCCGTACTTCGCGGCGGCGTCCGCGGCCAGCTGCACGGCCTCGTCGTACTGGTCCCGGTGCACCAGCATCCGCGTCCAGGCGCTGCACGTCTGCCCGGAGTTGGACATGACGTTGGCGACGCCGACGTTGACCGCCTTGGCGAGGTCCGCGCTCGGCAGGATGACGTTGGCGGACTTGCCGCCCAGCTCCAGGGCGACCTTCTTGATGGCCGCGCCGGCCACCGCGGCGATCTGCCGGCCGACGGCCGTGGAGCCGGTGAAGGAGACCAGGTCGACACCCGGGTGCTCGGCGAGCGCCTGGCCGGCGACCGGGCCGCGGCCGGTGACCAGGTTGAAGACGCCCGCGGGGACGCCGGCCTCGTGCACCGCCTCGGCGAAGAGTTGGGCGACCAGCGGGGTGTCCTCAGCGGGCTTCAGCACCACCGTGCAGCCCGCCGCGAGCGCCGGGGCGACCTTGGCGACGATCTGGTGGAGCGGGTAGTTCCAGGGCGTGATGGCACCGACCACCCCGATGGGCTCGTGGTGGACGGTCGAGTTGCCGACCTTCTCCTCGAAGGCGTACGTCGCCGCCAGCTCGGCGTAGGAGCCCGCGACCGCGATCGGCACGCCCGCGTGCACCCCCTGCGAGAACTTCAGCGGCGAGCCGAGCTCGGCGGTGACCGTCTCGGCGATCTCGTCCTTGCGGGCCTCCAGGGCGTCCCGGAGGGCTGCCAGCCGCGCGGCCCGCTCGGCGGGCGGGGTCGCGGCCCAGCCCGGAAGGGCGGCGCGAGCGGCCCGTACGGCGGTGTCGACGTCCTCGGCGGTGCCGGCCGGGACCCGGCCGACGACCTGCTCGTCGGCCGGGTTGACCACCTCGATCACGTCCTGGCCCGCGGCGGGGCGCCAGGCGCCGTCGATGTACATGTCGTCGTGTGCCTTCATTGCGCTTCCTCCCGGGCAGGGCTGTCTCGTCGTCCGGCTCATAAACTAGCGGCGTTAGTTTTTATGCGCCAGCCGTATCGACGTGCGGCTGCGCCGCGCGGCCCATGACATCAGAAGTCGACGCGCGCCTCGTCGTCCACCCTCCCCACCGCCTCCTGGCCGAAGGCTTTCTCGTAGGCGCGGCGGACCTCCTCGATCTTCCGGTCGCTGCTCAGCGCCTGCGTCTGCGGATAGAGCAGGATCAACTCGTACGACCGCTCCTTCTCGATCGTGCCGTTCGCGTCCCGCCACTGCCCGCGCCCGGCCTGGATCGTGAGCCCGTCCGGGAAGTCCGGCGTGACCTCCTTGTCGACGAACGCCATGAACTGCCTGTCGGTGACGGCCGGACCGCCGTCGGGGCGCGCGGTGCCGAAGAACAGCTGCGTCTCGATGTACGGCTCCCCCCGGGACGGCGCAAAGGACGCGGCCGGTGTCGGTGAGGTGCCGTCGTCGAGGGTGGCGTAAGCGGTCGGCGCGCCGACGGCCAGCAGCAGACCGGCCACCGCGAAGGCGGCCCGGGTACGGGTGAGTTGCACGTTCATGCGCCCATACGTACCTGTATCCGACGAACTTCACTCCTCCAGATCGGGCAATCGCGCCGGCGCCGGGCAGATGCGTTCGCCGTGCTGGTCGAAGACGAACAGGTGGGCGAGGTCGACGAGGAGGGGGACCTGCATCCCGTGGCGGAAGTCGATGTCGGGCGTGGTGCGGACGATGAGGTCACCGGGGAGGCGGCCCTCGGGCGGAGCCGGATCGGGGGCGGCGTCGCCCGGCTGGTCGAGGACCACCACCGGCCCGGCGCGCAGGCCACCCGCGCGTTCCCGGAGGCGGTCCAGGACCGTGCCGTCCCGGCCTCCCCCACGGCGACGGCGCCGCGTGGGCCGGGCCGCGACGCGCGGCGCTTCGAGGTCGGGTACGACCGCGGGGCGGGAGCCGGTGTTGAAGTGGACGAGGACCTCGTGCCCCTGGAACTCGACATGCTCGACCAGGCCGGTGATGTGCACCTCACCGGGACGGGCCGCGGAGGGTTTGGCGATGCGGACCGCCTCGGAGCGCAGACCCACGATGACCTCGCGGCCCTGCTGGACGCGGAGCAACTGATGGTCCAGGGAGAGAGGTTCGGGCAGGCGCAGGTACTGCTTGCCGAGGCTGATGGTCATGGCGCCGTCGAGCGGGGCGCGTACGACGCCGCGCAGGAGGTTGATGCGCGGGGTGCCGATGAAGGCGGCGACGAAGACGTTGCGGGGCAGGGCGTACACCGAGCGCGGGGTGCCGACCTGCTGGAGGACGCCGCCGCGCAGGACGGCGACCCGGTCGCCGAGCGACATCGCCTCGGCCTGGTCGTGGGTGACGTACACCGTGGTGACGCCCAGCTTCCGGGTGAGGCCGGAGATCTCCGCGCGCAGGTAGTTGCGGAGCTTGGCGTCGAGGTTGGACAGCGGCTCGTCCATCAGGAACGCGGTGGGGTGGCGGGCGATGGCCCGGCCCATGGCCACGCGCTGGCGTTCGCCGCCGGAGAGCTGGGCGGGGAAGCGGTCGAGGAGGTCCTCGATGCCCAGCATGCGGGCGGTGGCGTCCACGCGCGGGCGCGGGTCCGCGCCGGGGGCCTCGATGCGCAGTGGGAAGCCGATGTTGTCGCGGCTGGTCATGCTCGGGTAGAGGGCGAAGTTCTGGAAGACCATCGCCATGTGCCGGGCGGCGGGCAGCAGGTCGTTGGCGTACTCGCCGTCCAGCAGCAACTCGCCCTCGTCGATCTCCTCCAGGCCGGCGATCATCCTGAGGACGGTGGACTTGCCGCAGCCGGAGGGGCCGAGGAGGACGAGGAACTCGCCGGGCTCGATGTCCAGTGAGAGCCGGTCCACGACGCGGACGCCTCGCGTGTACGTCTTGCTCACGTCGTGCAGAGAGATGGCGCGTGTCATGGCTGCTGCCCCCGAGGGCTGATTCAGGCGCTGGTGCTCCGCGGTCGGTACGCCTCGTGCGGGTCGTACGGGGCGTGTGGGTCACGGAAGCTAACGGAATGTATGCGGCCGGGGAAGAGACTGGACAGGACCGGACGCTTGGGTCCAGCAAGTGAGAAGGCGACGCCCGGATTCAGTGCGGGTCGAGCACCGGGAAGGGCCGGCCAGGCGCCTCGGGGAACGGGTCGAGCGTTTGGGCGGCCTGGGGCGCAGCCGGCCGCAGAGCTTCGGGGATCACCACCCGGGACGACTCGGGGGTCGCCGTCGCGGGCGGCTGGGAAATCCCCGTCCGAGAAGGCTCGGGAATCCCCGTCCTGGGCGGGTCCGGGGTCACCGTCCGGGGAGCGTCCGGGGTCACCGTCCGGGGAGCGTCCGGGGTCGCCGTCCGGGACCGCTCCGGGGTCGCCGTCCGGGGCGGCTCGCGGGTCGCGGTCAGATGGGCGAAGACCACCACGTTGCTGGTGTATCCCGTCCGCCGGCCGAACAGGCCACCACAGGTGATCACGCGGAGTTCCGGGCGCCGGGTGGGGCCGTAGACCTCCTTGTCGGGGAAGCCAGCCTTGTCGTAGACCTTCACCCGGTCCACGGTGTACACGGCGGTACGGCCGTCCGCGCGCCGCGCCTCGATCTTCTTGCCGCGCTTGACCGAGGCGAGCCCGGCGAACACGGCGGGACCGGTCCTGGTGTCACGGTGGCCGACGGCGATGGCGGTGCCGGGCTCGCCGGGAGTGGGGCCGCCCCGGTACCAGCCGACGATGTTCGGGTTGTCGACGGGCGGTGTCCCCAACTCCTGGTTCCCGTCGAGCCCGAGGCCCGTGATCGGGGCGTCGATGCCCAGGGCCTCGATACGCAGGGACGTCGGCCTGGAGCGCGGCAGGGGGCGGGGCGGCGGCGTCGGCTTGGCGGGGGCGGCAGCGTGGGCCTGGCCTGCGGTCGGCGTGCCATGTCCGTCGCACCGCACCACCACCATGACCAGGACGACGGTGAGCATGGCCGTCCTGGCCAGGCGGTAGGCGCGGGTCCGGTGCCAGGGCCTGCGTCTGCGCCTACGCGGCACCATCGGGCCGCCGGCGGGTCCTGCGGACGTACGCGGTGCCACCGACGGCGACCAGACCCACGGCCGCCGCGGCGGTCACCGGTGCGTACGCGGCCGCGGTGTCGATGAGGCCGCCGCCGCCCGCGTGCACCCCGCCCTTCGGGTCGTGGTCGCCACGCCCCCATCCTTCGTTGTCGCCGTGGTCCTCGATGCGCCCCTGCGGGCCGCCCCTTCCCTCCCGCCTGTCGCCGCACTTGACACGGAAGAGCTTCCGCTTGGTGTTGGTGACGTCCACGGTCCAGGTGATCATGTATTGGCCGTCCGCCAGCCCCAGCAAATCGGTGTGACCGGCGCCCCCTGCGAGCTGGACGGTGCCGGTGACGGTAGCGGCGCTGGGCAG contains the following coding sequences:
- a CDS encoding MFS transporter, with the translated sequence MDTAPAAQPLTATAPAAGNRRRVATAAALASAVEWYDYFVFGIAAALVLGDLYFPSGSSTAGVLASFATFAVGFLARPLGGIVAGQLGDKRGRKPMLVLALTLMGLATTGIGLLPTYDTIGVAAPILLVLFRVLQGIAVGAQWGGAMLMATEYAPEGKRGIYGSFVQLGVPIGVVTANTVFLLAGAFTTDSQFAAWGWRAPFLVGLLVLVLAWYIHTRVEETPEFREAEKALAEKEKSEQSSPLRTILRGHLGTVLLAGGSFAVNTATFYIIITGVLDYTTRELGMKKSAVLTVSLCISLTQLVLIPAAAALSDKIGRIRIYALGAAGIGLWAVPLFLLIDTGSLLWLAVGTFVASCFLSIMYGPQAALFAELFTPEMRYTGASLGYQIAAVLGGGLAPFVMVLLLEATGTSMAVSGYIIGLSVIALLSIKVLAGRAGSR
- a CDS encoding aldehyde dehydrogenase family protein translates to MKAHDDMYIDGAWRPAAGQDVIEVVNPADEQVVGRVPAGTAEDVDTAVRAARAALPGWAATPPAERAARLAALRDALEARKDEIAETVTAELGSPLKFSQGVHAGVPIAVAGSYAELAATYAFEEKVGNSTVHHEPIGVVGAITPWNYPLHQIVAKVAPALAAGCTVVLKPAEDTPLVAQLFAEAVHEAGVPAGVFNLVTGRGPVAGQALAEHPGVDLVSFTGSTAVGRQIAAVAGAAIKKVALELGGKSANVILPSADLAKAVNVGVANVMSNSGQTCSAWTRMLVHRDQYDEAVQLAADAAAKYGERIGPVVSAKQQERVLGYIEKGVAEGARLVAGGPEAPREQGWFVSPTVFADVTPEMTIAQEEIFGPVLSILKYEDEADALRIANGTVYGLAGAVWAGEEAEAVAFARRMDTGQVDINGGRFNPLAPFGGYKQSGVGRELGAHGLTEYLQTKSLQF
- a CDS encoding Zn-dependent alcohol dehydrogenase, whose product is MAVRAAVLPAIGSPLEITDIDLPDPGPGQVRVRLAAAGVCHSDLSLSNGTMRVPVPAVLGHEGAGTVVAVGEGVTHVAPGDGVVLNWAPSCGSCHACSLGEVWLCANALNGAADVYARTADGTDLHPGLNVAAFAEETVVSAGCLLPLPDGVPLTDAALLGCAVLTGYGAVHHSARVQQGETVAVYGVGGVGLAALQAARIAGAAKIVAVDVSPEKEELARAAGATDYVVASENTAREIRALTGKQGVDVAVECVGRATTIRTAWDSTRRGGRTTVVGIGGKDQQVTFNALEIFHWGRTLSGCVYGNSDPARDLPVLAEHVRAGRLDLGALVTERIALEGIPAAFENMLAGKGGRALVVF
- a CDS encoding ArsR/SmtB family transcription factor; this translates as MTTRDPQAPQLARLAGLIADETRAACLLALLDGRAWTAGELARHAGVAASTLSEHLSKLVAGGLLAEERQGRHRYVRLAGPRVAQLVEDLAGQVSPSATVRPRNLRESSAGSAMARGRTCYDHLAGRLGIAVTDALTSRGLLRQDTGFALTDAGLGWFDSAGIRLDRAGRRPLARACLDWTERRPHLAGVAGAALCRHALDAEWCVRIGSERAVKVTAVGERALSELLGIDSAALR
- a CDS encoding TetR/AcrR family transcriptional regulator yields the protein MARPRKPLLSYDRIVETARELVDAKGLAAVSTRHLAAELGVSGPSLYNHFRTKDEILEAVADSVSAQVDLSMFEDGRDWRTALHDWAVSYRAALRDHPNIVPVLAQGPGRRPAGLRLADAVYGAMVAAGWPPAQATSIGALMRYFIMGSALGSFAGGFVDDASAYDPADYPHLGQAHLLAEQQEKIDERAFETGLTALLDGLARQYEQVGRSA
- a CDS encoding DMT family transporter; translation: MNASPARRTELLAAGAATVTVVLWASAFVSIRSAGSEYSPGALALGRLLVGALVLGVICLVRREGLPPRAAWPGIGISGLLWFGCYSVVLNWGEQQVDAGTAALVVNIGPILIALLGARLLGDPMPPRLLAGMAVSFAGAVTVGLSMSGGGGSSVLGVVLCLLAAVGYAGGVVAQKPALGHASPLQVTTFGCLVGAVLCLPFGGQLVDDVAGASVSATLNVVYLGVFSLALAFTTWAYALARTTASRMGATTYAVPALVVLMSWLALGEVPGLLTLVGGALCLAGVAVSRSRTRVARVVAASPQPEQTRESA
- a CDS encoding DUF3574 domain-containing protein, translating into MNVQLTRTRAAFAVAGLLLAVGAPTAYATLDDGTSPTPAASFAPSRGEPYIETQLFFGTARPDGGPAVTDRQFMAFVDKEVTPDFPDGLTIQAGRGQWRDANGTIEKERSYELILLYPQTQALSSDRKIEEVRRAYEKAFGQEAVGRVDDEARVDF
- a CDS encoding acyl-CoA dehydrogenase family protein, producing the protein MNLELSEEQTAVRQLARDFVEREIVPHAVAWDRAEEVDRSLVKKLGEVGFLGLTIDEEYGGSGGDHLAYCLVTEELGRGDSSARGIVSVSLGLVAKTVATWGSEEHKRRWLPGLTSGAYVGCFGLTEPGTGSDAGNLTTRAVRDGDDYVINGTKMFITNGTWADVVLLFARSTDAPGHKGVSAFLVPTDTPGLTRRTIHGKLGLRGQATAELVLQDVRVPADAMLGEEGKGFSVAMSALAKGRMSVAAGCVGIAQAALEAAVRYAGEREQFGRTIAHHQLVQELISDIAVDVDAARLLTWRVADLIDRGQPFAVESSKAKLFASEAAVRAANNALQVYGGYGYIDEYPAGKLLRDARVMTLYEGTSQIQKLLIGRALTGVSAF
- a CDS encoding TetR/AcrR family transcriptional regulator; this translates as MTTAEETAGGDTSAWGEVTPDAARRLLIAAVEAFAERGYHATTTRDIAGRAGMSPAALYIHYKTKEELLHRISRIGHEKALEILRTASRREGTAAERLADAVSSFVRWHAGGRTTARVVQYELDSLGPDARAEILALRRQCDAVVRGIIEDGVASGEFDVLDVKGTTLAVLSLCIDVARWFSVDGPWTPDEVGALYADLVLRMVGAK
- a CDS encoding YiaA/YiaB family inner membrane protein — protein: MSDTPVKQQSTAAFYGQAVASFAVAMAATAIGILRLEADAWVRGFLAIAVLYLVTSAFTLAKVIRDRQEAGQIVSRVDQARLEKLLAEHDPFEKL
- a CDS encoding ABC transporter ATP-binding protein, whose protein sequence is MTRAISLHDVSKTYTRGVRVVDRLSLDIEPGEFLVLLGPSGCGKSTVLRMIAGLEEIDEGELLLDGEYANDLLPAARHMAMVFQNFALYPSMTSRDNIGFPLRIEAPGADPRPRVDATARMLGIEDLLDRFPAQLSGGERQRVAMGRAIARHPTAFLMDEPLSNLDAKLRNYLRAEISGLTRKLGVTTVYVTHDQAEAMSLGDRVAVLRGGVLQQVGTPRSVYALPRNVFVAAFIGTPRINLLRGVVRAPLDGAMTISLGKQYLRLPEPLSLDHQLLRVQQGREVIVGLRSEAVRIAKPSAARPGEVHITGLVEHVEFQGHEVLVHFNTGSRPAVVPDLEAPRVAARPTRRRRRGGGRDGTVLDRLRERAGGLRAGPVVVLDQPGDAAPDPAPPEGRLPGDLIVRTTPDIDFRHGMQVPLLVDLAHLFVFDQHGERICPAPARLPDLEE